A window of Deltaproteobacteria bacterium contains these coding sequences:
- a CDS encoding HAD family hydrolase — MAKQSVVFLLDVDNTLLDNDRIVADLMRHLEREVGPERQQRYWAIFEEIRNELGYADYLGALQRYRVEHPRDPHLLTVSYFLVNYPFANRLYPNSLDVIEHLRAWGPTVILSDGDVVFQPRKVERSGLFEAVDKNVLIYIHKEVELDDVERRYPAERYVLVDDKLRILDAVKKVWGGRVTTVFPRQGHYAADSKALAGYREADVTIDRIGELLEHDLAGLIAAAR, encoded by the coding sequence ATGGCGAAGCAGTCGGTGGTGTTCCTGCTCGACGTCGACAACACGCTGCTCGACAACGATCGAATCGTCGCGGATCTGATGCGGCACCTCGAGCGCGAGGTTGGTCCCGAACGCCAGCAGCGCTACTGGGCGATCTTCGAGGAGATCAGGAACGAGCTCGGCTACGCCGACTATCTCGGCGCCCTCCAGCGCTATCGGGTGGAGCACCCGCGCGACCCGCATCTCCTCACGGTGTCGTACTTCCTCGTGAACTACCCGTTCGCGAACCGGCTCTACCCGAACTCGCTCGACGTGATCGAGCACCTGCGCGCCTGGGGTCCGACCGTGATCCTGTCGGACGGCGACGTGGTGTTCCAGCCCCGCAAGGTCGAGCGCTCCGGCCTCTTCGAGGCGGTGGACAAGAACGTCCTCATCTATATCCACAAAGAGGTCGAGCTCGACGACGTCGAGCGCCGCTACCCGGCCGAGCGCTACGTGCTGGTGGACGACAAGCTCCGCATCCTCGATGCGGTGAAGAAGGTGTGGGGGGGGCGGGTCACGACGGTCTTCCCGCGCCAGGGTCACTACGCAGCCGATTCCAAGGCGCTTGCGGGGTATCGCGAGGCCGACGTCACCATCGACCGCATCGGAGAGCTCCTGGAGCACGATCTCGCGGGGCTGATCGCCGCCGCACGCTGA